In Gemmata obscuriglobus, a single genomic region encodes these proteins:
- a CDS encoding 3-keto-disaccharide hydrolase, which produces MKRLSVVACAALLGSLFPAARADLPKPERFDDAGFVSIFDGKTLGGWKVSAKTGHSGKSKNKSGGKWAIKDGAIVGSQDEPGNGGIVITEKEYGDFEVALEMNNDDGPDSGLFLRSTDTGKCYQAMIDYHQGGNLLGIYGEGIGGKPHVRNFDFGKDVTEIVVPSKQADGGFKCPVKAEDWKAFWKPGEWNELRARIEGNPPKITTWIKGVKFMEYQDTEKRLADKGGIALQVHGGGDYTKQFVRYRNIRVKELKK; this is translated from the coding sequence ATGAAGCGCCTCTCCGTGGTCGCATGCGCCGCCCTGCTCGGGAGCCTGTTCCCGGCCGCCCGCGCCGACCTGCCCAAGCCCGAAAGGTTCGACGACGCCGGCTTCGTGTCCATTTTCGATGGCAAGACGCTCGGCGGTTGGAAGGTGTCCGCCAAGACCGGTCACAGCGGCAAAAGTAAGAACAAGAGCGGCGGGAAGTGGGCGATCAAGGACGGAGCGATCGTCGGTAGTCAGGACGAACCCGGGAACGGCGGGATCGTCATCACCGAAAAGGAGTACGGGGACTTCGAGGTGGCGCTGGAGATGAACAACGACGACGGCCCGGACAGCGGGCTGTTCCTGCGCAGCACGGACACCGGGAAGTGCTACCAAGCGATGATCGACTACCACCAGGGCGGGAACCTGCTGGGCATCTACGGCGAGGGCATCGGCGGCAAGCCGCACGTTCGCAACTTCGACTTCGGGAAGGACGTGACGGAGATCGTGGTGCCCAGCAAACAGGCCGACGGCGGGTTCAAGTGTCCGGTGAAGGCGGAAGACTGGAAGGCGTTCTGGAAGCCCGGCGAGTGGAACGAACTGCGGGCACGCATCGAAGGCAACCCGCCCAAGATCACGACCTGGATCAAGGGCGTGAAGTTCATGGAGTATCAGGACACCGAGAAGCGACTGGCGGACAAGGGCGGCATCGCGCTGCAAGTCCACGGCGGCGGGGACTACACGAAGCAGTTCGTGCGCTACCGTAACATCCGCGTGAAGGAGTTGAAGAAGTAG
- the mutY gene encoding A/G-specific adenine glycosylase translates to MKLPDGWSPRTLAGVRTKLLNWFDKHQRDLPWRRTVNGARDAYQVWVSEVMLQQTTVAAVVPYFERFLAAFPDVRALAAADEQRVLKLWEGLGYYRRARHLHAAAKLLVEAHNGDLPDDPDVWEPLPGVGRYILGAVLSQAFDRPLPIVEANSLRVLARLFAYPGDPREGEGKVWVWAAAETVLPAKRAGDFNQSLMELGALVCTPTAPACDRCPVRDNCEAKRLGRQDQIPPKKKQPAITEVAEVGVVIRDGANVLLCQRPANAGRWQNMWEIPHAPRTEGEDVSAAAVRVARELTGFDVEPGAEIRTVRHGVTRYAITLVCVGSVLRGGAFAAGHYANAKWVAPQELGDYPVSSPQRKLMTALADPNHQPRLF, encoded by the coding sequence GTGAAACTCCCCGATGGTTGGTCCCCGCGCACGCTCGCCGGGGTACGCACCAAGCTCCTGAACTGGTTCGACAAGCACCAGCGCGACCTGCCCTGGCGGCGCACCGTTAACGGAGCCCGCGACGCCTACCAGGTGTGGGTCAGCGAGGTGATGCTCCAACAGACCACGGTCGCGGCCGTGGTCCCGTACTTCGAGCGGTTCCTGGCCGCCTTCCCCGACGTGCGCGCGCTGGCCGCCGCCGACGAACAGCGCGTCCTGAAACTCTGGGAAGGCCTCGGCTACTACCGCCGCGCCCGGCACCTCCACGCCGCCGCAAAACTGCTGGTCGAAGCGCACAACGGTGACCTCCCGGACGACCCCGACGTGTGGGAACCGCTCCCGGGCGTCGGCCGGTACATCCTCGGCGCCGTGCTGTCGCAAGCGTTCGACCGGCCGCTGCCGATCGTCGAAGCGAACAGCCTGCGCGTGCTCGCGCGGCTGTTCGCTTACCCCGGCGACCCGCGCGAGGGCGAAGGCAAGGTTTGGGTGTGGGCCGCCGCCGAAACCGTTCTCCCCGCGAAGCGGGCCGGGGACTTCAACCAGTCGTTAATGGAACTCGGCGCGCTGGTCTGCACCCCGACCGCGCCGGCGTGCGACCGCTGCCCGGTGCGCGACAACTGCGAGGCGAAGCGGCTCGGCCGCCAGGACCAGATCCCGCCAAAAAAGAAACAGCCCGCGATTACCGAGGTCGCAGAAGTCGGGGTCGTGATTCGCGACGGCGCAAACGTGCTGTTGTGCCAGCGGCCTGCGAACGCGGGGCGGTGGCAAAACATGTGGGAGATCCCCCACGCCCCGCGAACGGAGGGAGAAGACGTTTCCGCTGCTGCGGTGCGGGTGGCACGAGAACTGACCGGGTTCGATGTCGAGCCGGGCGCCGAGATCCGGACCGTCCGGCACGGCGTGACCCGGTACGCGATCACCCTGGTGTGCGTCGGATCGGTTCTCCGGGGCGGGGCGTTTGCCGCCGGTCACTATGCGAACGCGAAGTGGGTCGCGCCGCAAGAACTCGGGGACTACCCGGTCAGCTCACCGCAACGGAAGCTGATGACCGCGCTGGCCGATCCGAACCACCAGCCGCGTTTATTCTGA
- a CDS encoding rhodanese-like domain-containing protein, which yields MAKQHAPGFLKIVADAKTRVTECTVDDVRARRDAGESFVLVDVREESEFAAGHVPGAIHIGKGVIERDVEAKIPDPAAPVVLYCGGGFRSALAADALQKMGYTNVISMDGGWRAWTEKGLPVEK from the coding sequence GTGGCCAAGCAACACGCGCCCGGGTTCCTGAAGATCGTTGCGGACGCGAAGACCCGAGTTACGGAATGCACGGTCGATGACGTGCGCGCCCGCCGGGACGCGGGCGAATCGTTCGTGCTGGTGGACGTGCGCGAGGAGAGCGAGTTCGCGGCCGGACACGTCCCCGGCGCGATCCACATCGGCAAGGGCGTCATCGAGCGCGATGTCGAGGCCAAGATTCCTGACCCGGCCGCGCCGGTGGTGCTCTACTGCGGTGGGGGCTTCCGTTCGGCTTTAGCCGCCGACGCGCTTCAGAAGATGGGGTACACCAACGTCATCAGCATGGACGGCGGCTGGCGGGCGTGGACCGAGAAGGGGCTGCCGGTCGAGAAGTGA
- a CDS encoding FHA domain-containing protein, with translation MKVSLVVASGAHEGRVIPLTGSQFLIGRDQQCNLRPASPAISKLHCAVVVRDGKVFVKDFGSTNGTLVNGQLVQSAEIVIENGASLQVGPLDFTVRIEKAAPKVDGTPLGDSPETAAALAAVKAAAAAPKAPVRDATPAPVKPASKSGVTAPTKPAPAKVPPKPAPAAASTSDEDDVAAMLLGMDDEGNGSVPDGSTVMEIPNPLTAGTGEPPKSNSGEKPGEPKKAQTREEMTNAANDLLRQYMRRPK, from the coding sequence ATGAAGGTGAGTTTGGTCGTTGCGTCTGGGGCCCACGAGGGCCGCGTGATTCCGCTGACCGGGTCGCAGTTCCTGATCGGCCGCGATCAGCAATGCAACTTGCGCCCGGCCAGCCCCGCGATCAGCAAGTTGCACTGTGCGGTCGTGGTCCGCGACGGGAAAGTGTTCGTCAAGGATTTCGGCAGTACCAACGGAACGCTCGTCAACGGCCAACTCGTCCAGAGTGCAGAAATCGTCATTGAGAACGGCGCCTCGCTCCAGGTCGGCCCGCTCGACTTTACGGTGCGGATCGAGAAGGCCGCGCCGAAGGTGGACGGTACCCCGCTCGGTGATTCCCCCGAAACGGCGGCGGCACTTGCCGCCGTTAAGGCCGCCGCGGCGGCCCCGAAGGCGCCGGTCCGCGACGCCACACCGGCACCGGTCAAGCCCGCTAGCAAGTCAGGGGTGACCGCTCCGACCAAGCCGGCCCCGGCGAAAGTGCCGCCGAAGCCGGCGCCCGCCGCCGCAAGCACGTCGGACGAAGACGACGTGGCCGCGATGCTCCTGGGCATGGACGATGAGGGGAACGGCAGCGTTCCCGACGGCAGCACGGTGATGGAGATCCCGAACCCGCTTACGGCCGGAACGGGAGAGCCCCCCAAATCGAACAGCGGAGAGAAGCCGGGCGAGCCGAAGAAGGCCCAGACCCGTGAGGAGATGACCAACGCCGCCAACGACCTGCTCCGTCAGTACATGCGCCGCCCGAAGTGA
- a CDS encoding M61 family metallopeptidase, producing the protein MPRSALAVLALVAFTLFPPPAAAEEIRLHVDASEVARKVIHVREVIPAQSESLTLHYPKWIPGRHRPVGQIANVTEFRAAASGKALTWKRDDADPFTVAVAVPDGAKEIEVTFDLLLAAGAEGGAQFMTVASPKLLMLNWNDVLMYPKLDAPRAAPLEELTFTPAVTLPAGWVCGTALPAKGTSGGVTTFGSVPLGTLVDSPLLAGEHVREVPLDGANGKHRVFIACDSAAGLDAPEATLAAWKRLPGEAEKLFGPAKPYTNYTFLLGLSNHIPRAGIEHHQSSDNRLAELALVKAGERKASATLFPHEFVHSWNGKYRRPADMLKRDYQQPQQTRLLWVYEGLTNYLGWLLAVRSGLYTPDEGRDYLAMTAARMSNVKARGWRPLDDTAAAASTLFDATGAWRSARRSVDFYDEGTLLWLEADVLIRTRTKGAKTLDDFCKAFFGTGTGAPAVERYALDDVLKALNEVAPYDWKGHFARRVEAVAEAPPLDGITSGGWALAYSDKPTDLFTTMEGLAKGVNLSDSVGFSVSADGLVGDTVPNSPAAKAGLAPGMKLIAVNGRRFSPDGLKAAVGATKAGGKLELLAESGDFFKTHALDYKDGLRYPRLDRTAGKPDVLGELMGSKTK; encoded by the coding sequence ATGCCGCGTTCCGCGCTCGCTGTTCTTGCCCTCGTGGCGTTCACGCTGTTCCCGCCCCCTGCGGCGGCTGAAGAGATCCGGCTCCACGTCGACGCGTCCGAGGTCGCGCGGAAGGTGATCCACGTGCGTGAGGTGATCCCGGCGCAGTCGGAGTCGCTCACCCTGCACTACCCGAAGTGGATCCCGGGGCGGCACCGGCCCGTCGGTCAGATCGCCAACGTCACCGAGTTCCGCGCCGCGGCGAGCGGCAAAGCGCTCACGTGGAAGCGCGACGACGCCGACCCGTTCACCGTCGCCGTAGCAGTGCCCGACGGCGCGAAGGAGATCGAAGTCACGTTCGACCTGCTGCTCGCGGCCGGCGCCGAGGGCGGGGCACAGTTCATGACGGTCGCGTCGCCGAAGCTGCTGATGCTGAACTGGAACGACGTGCTGATGTACCCGAAGTTGGACGCGCCGCGTGCGGCGCCGCTGGAGGAACTCACCTTCACCCCGGCGGTGACGCTGCCGGCCGGTTGGGTGTGCGGCACCGCTCTCCCGGCCAAAGGAACGTCCGGCGGCGTCACGACCTTCGGGTCGGTGCCCCTTGGCACGCTCGTCGATTCGCCGCTCCTGGCGGGGGAGCACGTGCGCGAGGTGCCCCTCGACGGGGCGAACGGCAAACACCGGGTGTTTATCGCGTGCGACAGCGCCGCCGGCCTCGACGCACCCGAAGCGACCCTCGCCGCGTGGAAGCGGCTCCCGGGTGAGGCCGAGAAGCTGTTCGGGCCGGCGAAACCCTACACCAACTACACTTTCTTACTAGGCCTGAGTAACCACATTCCGCGGGCGGGCATCGAGCACCACCAGTCGAGCGACAACCGCCTCGCCGAACTCGCGCTGGTAAAAGCTGGCGAGCGGAAGGCGTCCGCAACGCTGTTCCCGCACGAGTTCGTTCACAGTTGGAACGGCAAGTACCGGCGCCCGGCCGACATGCTCAAACGCGACTACCAGCAGCCGCAGCAGACGCGGCTGCTGTGGGTGTACGAAGGGCTGACCAACTATCTGGGATGGTTGCTGGCGGTGCGGAGCGGGCTGTACACGCCCGACGAGGGCCGCGACTACCTCGCGATGACGGCGGCCCGCATGTCGAACGTGAAGGCCCGCGGGTGGCGCCCGCTGGACGACACCGCGGCGGCCGCCAGCACGCTGTTCGACGCCACGGGGGCGTGGCGGTCGGCCCGGCGGTCGGTGGATTTTTACGACGAGGGCACGCTGCTGTGGCTCGAAGCGGACGTGCTGATTCGCACCCGGACGAAGGGCGCGAAGACTCTGGACGACTTCTGCAAGGCGTTCTTCGGCACCGGAACGGGCGCACCCGCGGTGGAGCGCTATGCGCTCGACGACGTGCTGAAGGCTCTCAACGAGGTGGCGCCCTACGACTGGAAGGGGCACTTCGCCCGCCGGGTCGAGGCGGTGGCGGAGGCGCCGCCGCTGGACGGCATCACGAGCGGAGGCTGGGCACTCGCCTACTCCGACAAGCCGACGGATCTGTTCACGACGATGGAGGGGCTGGCGAAGGGAGTGAACCTCTCCGATTCGGTCGGGTTCTCGGTCAGCGCGGACGGACTCGTCGGGGACACGGTCCCGAACTCGCCGGCCGCGAAAGCGGGACTCGCCCCCGGGATGAAACTGATCGCGGTGAACGGTCGCCGCTTCTCGCCGGACGGGCTCAAGGCCGCCGTCGGCGCGACAAAAGCCGGCGGGAAGCTCGAACTGCTGGCCGAAAGCGGCGACTTCTTCAAGACCCACGCGCTCGACTACAAGGACGGGTTGCGGTACCCGCGCCTCGACCGCACGGCGGGCAAGCCCGATGTGCTCGGCGAACTGATGGGGTCGAAAACGAAGTGA
- a CDS encoding HAD-IA family hydrolase has product MPFKLVVWDFDGTLADSLPTATAIFNRLAAEMGLEPIGDLSAARSLPTRQFLRQHGISMWRLPRLVRKYQAAAAEEADRLKLVTGLPEVLTALATSGMKLGILSSNREDNIRRCLRANGAEGHFAFVVGYPRLFGKAKALKRIIRAEQIDHSDVLYVGDELRDIEAAKKVGAKVAAVTWGFHTVELLRSGAPDFVVTTPGELLGIVGRP; this is encoded by the coding sequence GTGCCGTTCAAACTGGTCGTTTGGGACTTCGACGGGACGCTCGCGGACTCGCTCCCGACCGCGACCGCCATTTTCAACCGGCTCGCGGCCGAAATGGGACTCGAGCCGATCGGCGACCTGAGCGCCGCGCGGTCGCTACCCACCCGGCAGTTCCTCCGGCAGCACGGCATCTCGATGTGGCGGCTCCCGCGCCTGGTGCGGAAGTATCAGGCTGCGGCGGCCGAAGAAGCCGACCGGTTGAAACTCGTGACCGGGCTCCCCGAGGTGCTCACGGCCCTCGCCACTTCTGGAATGAAACTCGGCATCCTGTCATCAAACCGCGAGGACAACATTCGCCGGTGCCTGCGCGCGAACGGGGCCGAAGGACACTTCGCCTTCGTGGTCGGCTACCCGCGGCTGTTCGGCAAAGCCAAGGCGCTCAAGCGGATCATTCGTGCCGAACAGATCGACCATTCGGACGTGCTGTACGTCGGCGACGAATTGCGCGACATCGAAGCCGCGAAGAAGGTCGGCGCGAAGGTCGCCGCGGTGACCTGGGGCTTTCACACGGTGGAACTGCTGCGCTCCGGGGCGCCGGACTTTGTAGTCACTACGCCGGGTGAGCTGTTGGGAATTGTTGGGCGGCCGTGA
- a CDS encoding HAMP domain-containing sensor histidine kinase, with product MFWRLFSTYLVLVLAAVGLLGLLVRHRSEEMFRELMSEVAVALAGVVVLATVAAFALARLFVRPLIELREGARKLADGDLGHKIRVTGGAEHYELAETFNAMSARLASTFRLLDHDREQLRAILSGMVEGVVAIDDQRRVLFANERAGQLLEFDPRKAVNQKLCDVTRLAPFHAIVEQGLTAAEPHREEFDVPGSGGRHLEVYVSRFPGQGMPGAVVVVNDTTEVRQAERMRQDFVANASHELKTPIAVIKSSVEALQDGAAEDPHTLASFLEQVARESDRMTYLVKDMLSLSRIESGSLGLEPRVVVLDREISDCMERHHPRADTKTLTLVEKPPPDAPANVAAWADPDALRQVMDNLVDNAIKYTPNGGRITVRWGATADTVSFEVEDTGVGIPEGDVNRVFERFYRVDRARGRAEGSTGLGLSIVKHLVQAMRGQVRVNSKLGKGTTFRVTLPRAGSA from the coding sequence ATGTTTTGGCGCCTGTTCTCCACGTATCTGGTACTCGTCCTCGCCGCGGTGGGGCTCCTCGGGTTACTCGTTCGCCACCGATCCGAGGAGATGTTCCGCGAGCTTATGAGCGAGGTCGCGGTGGCGCTGGCCGGGGTGGTGGTGCTCGCGACCGTCGCGGCGTTCGCGCTGGCCCGGTTGTTCGTGCGTCCGCTGATCGAGTTGCGGGAAGGCGCACGGAAACTGGCCGATGGCGACCTGGGCCACAAGATCCGCGTCACGGGCGGCGCCGAGCACTACGAACTGGCGGAAACGTTCAACGCCATGAGCGCGCGGCTCGCGTCCACGTTCCGGCTGCTCGACCACGACCGCGAGCAGTTACGGGCGATCCTCTCCGGTATGGTCGAAGGCGTCGTCGCGATCGACGACCAGCGGCGGGTGCTGTTCGCCAACGAGCGGGCCGGTCAGTTGCTCGAGTTCGACCCGCGCAAGGCGGTCAACCAGAAGTTGTGCGATGTCACGCGATTGGCGCCGTTCCACGCGATCGTCGAACAGGGGCTCACGGCCGCCGAACCCCACCGGGAGGAGTTCGACGTGCCCGGGTCCGGTGGGCGGCACCTGGAGGTGTACGTATCGCGGTTCCCCGGTCAGGGGATGCCCGGGGCGGTGGTGGTGGTCAACGACACCACCGAAGTGCGGCAGGCGGAGCGCATGCGCCAGGACTTCGTGGCGAACGCGTCGCACGAACTGAAGACGCCGATCGCGGTCATCAAGTCGAGCGTGGAGGCGCTACAGGACGGCGCGGCCGAGGACCCGCACACCCTGGCGTCGTTCCTGGAGCAAGTGGCCCGCGAGTCGGACCGGATGACGTACCTGGTCAAGGACATGCTGAGCCTGTCGCGGATCGAGTCCGGGTCGCTGGGGCTCGAACCCCGCGTGGTCGTACTGGACCGCGAGATCTCCGACTGTATGGAGCGGCACCACCCGCGGGCCGACACGAAGACGCTCACACTGGTGGAGAAGCCGCCGCCGGACGCGCCCGCGAACGTGGCCGCGTGGGCCGACCCCGACGCCCTGCGGCAGGTGATGGACAACCTCGTCGATAACGCGATCAAGTACACGCCCAACGGCGGGCGGATCACCGTTCGCTGGGGCGCAACCGCGGACACGGTCAGCTTCGAAGTGGAAGACACCGGTGTAGGCATCCCGGAGGGGGACGTGAACCGCGTGTTCGAGCGGTTCTACCGGGTGGACCGGGCGCGGGGGCGCGCCGAGGGTAGTACCGGGCTCGGGCTCTCGATCGTGAAGCACCTCGTTCAGGCGATGCGCGGCCAGGTGCGGGTCAACAGCAAGCTCGGCAAAGGGACCACGTTCCGCGTGACGCTCCCGCGTGCGGGCAGCGCGTGA
- a CDS encoding S24 family peptidase has protein sequence MGWVNDARAGLSEGRTVQVRPTGGSMRGRIESGQLVTIAPADPATVSAGDVVLVAWRGGFLLHLVKEVNGDQLLIGNNVGKINGWAHRSAVVGRVTAVTD, from the coding sequence ATGGGCTGGGTTAACGACGCACGAGCGGGCCTGTCAGAGGGGCGGACGGTCCAGGTGCGCCCCACCGGCGGATCGATGCGCGGGCGGATCGAAAGCGGCCAACTCGTCACGATCGCGCCCGCCGATCCGGCGACGGTGAGCGCTGGCGATGTGGTACTGGTCGCGTGGCGTGGCGGGTTCCTCTTGCACCTCGTGAAAGAGGTGAACGGAGACCAACTGCTGATCGGGAACAACGTCGGCAAAATCAACGGCTGGGCGCACCGCTCGGCCGTTGTCGGTCGGGTGACCGCGGTCACCGATTGA
- a CDS encoding protein phosphatase 2C domain-containing protein: MEHETTAEPPPGCLVLLLRLSGGMTRDVVTPRGEAPAVEAARLLADDLIEGLVNTAAAGYAVGALDVAVLGYRAPDQEGQQLLSLLPDGDPKPRFVPLAHVAGAPAVPRDGDGLPRKWAVLPACAGEPSAGAALAGVYQMVSVWLTGRYASRPPVVIHCAGAGDHDDSYFTTARSLNLLGTAHGPTRLLHYTFAPQPAAPADSRLADVSAALAARRGAFVNEWDLADPWDAIFACAPQEDATAWADAGAGLSGVCAMWAQKMGNTPEQWEDAYALDEGRGAAAVADGASSGIYCSIWAQQLCRRLLADRPDVRDPAALNKWVAGLRAEWRAAINYDGLNWSKQAKVDQVGAAATLLGLEVGPADATGGRPWRACAVGDASLFWVRRGELLATFPVVAADQFGSAPLLVRSSPGYRTAALAAAGTCEPGDRFVLATDAVAARLFKSAATELGVDWERLEGLAEADWRAELDVLRRGNDMVNDDCTLVVLRVTDPAREGPEPPEVVGEVFAREDVPAREPLAEAFAVEDVPANEGLTLEEALALEPLAVEEAAASEPPAREPGGEPQERSGPGGSGAPPNEPVAVGGGDVVIDLPCDPPPAPPADGAPARTASGD; encoded by the coding sequence TTGGAACATGAAACTACAGCGGAGCCGCCGCCCGGGTGCCTCGTGCTGCTCCTGCGGCTCTCGGGCGGGATGACCCGCGACGTGGTCACCCCCCGGGGCGAGGCGCCGGCGGTCGAGGCGGCGCGGCTCCTCGCGGACGACCTCATCGAAGGGCTGGTGAACACGGCCGCGGCCGGGTACGCGGTCGGCGCGCTCGACGTCGCCGTGCTCGGCTACCGCGCGCCCGACCAGGAGGGCCAGCAGCTCCTCTCGCTGCTCCCCGACGGCGACCCCAAGCCGCGGTTCGTGCCGCTCGCGCACGTCGCCGGGGCGCCGGCGGTCCCGCGCGACGGGGACGGGCTCCCGCGGAAGTGGGCCGTGCTCCCCGCCTGCGCCGGCGAGCCGTCCGCCGGCGCGGCCCTCGCGGGCGTTTACCAGATGGTGTCCGTGTGGCTCACCGGGCGCTACGCGAGCCGCCCGCCGGTCGTCATCCACTGCGCCGGCGCCGGCGACCACGACGACAGCTACTTTACTACCGCGCGGTCGCTGAACCTGCTCGGCACGGCCCACGGGCCGACGCGCCTGCTGCACTACACCTTCGCCCCGCAGCCCGCGGCCCCCGCCGACTCCCGGCTCGCGGACGTGTCGGCGGCGCTCGCGGCGCGCCGCGGCGCGTTCGTCAACGAGTGGGACCTCGCCGACCCGTGGGACGCGATCTTCGCGTGCGCGCCCCAGGAGGACGCGACCGCCTGGGCCGACGCCGGGGCCGGGCTGTCCGGCGTGTGCGCCATGTGGGCGCAAAAGATGGGCAACACCCCCGAACAGTGGGAGGACGCCTACGCGCTGGACGAGGGCCGCGGCGCCGCGGCCGTTGCCGACGGGGCCAGCAGCGGCATCTACTGCAGCATCTGGGCGCAGCAGCTCTGCCGGCGGCTTCTGGCGGACCGCCCGGACGTTCGGGACCCCGCGGCTCTGAACAAATGGGTCGCCGGGTTGCGCGCGGAGTGGCGCGCGGCGATCAACTACGACGGGCTGAACTGGTCGAAGCAGGCCAAGGTCGATCAGGTCGGCGCCGCCGCGACCCTTCTGGGGCTGGAAGTCGGCCCCGCGGATGCGACCGGCGGGCGCCCGTGGCGCGCGTGCGCGGTCGGCGACGCGAGCCTGTTCTGGGTGCGCCGGGGCGAGCTGCTGGCGACGTTCCCGGTGGTCGCGGCGGACCAGTTCGGGTCGGCGCCGCTGCTGGTGCGGTCGAGCCCGGGGTACCGCACGGCCGCGCTCGCGGCCGCCGGGACGTGCGAGCCGGGCGACCGGTTCGTGCTCGCGACGGACGCCGTGGCGGCCCGGCTGTTCAAAAGCGCCGCGACCGAACTCGGCGTCGACTGGGAGCGGCTCGAGGGCCTCGCGGAAGCCGACTGGCGCGCGGAACTGGACGTGCTCCGGCGCGGCAACGACATGGTCAACGACGATTGCACGCTGGTCGTTCTGCGCGTCACCGACCCGGCGCGCGAGGGGCCTGAGCCCCCCGAAGTAGTCGGAGAGGTTTTCGCGCGCGAAGACGTACCCGCGCGCGAGCCGCTCGCAGAGGCGTTCGCGGTCGAAGATGTGCCGGCGAACGAGGGGCTCACGCTCGAAGAGGCGCTCGCCCTCGAGCCGCTCGCGGTCGAAGAGGCGGCCGCGAGCGAGCCGCCGGCGCGCGAGCCCGGGGGGGAGCCACAAGAGCGCTCGGGACCCGGCGGCTCGGGCGCGCCGCCGAACGAACCCGTTGCGGTCGGCGGCGGCGACGTGGTGATCGATCTGCCCTGCGACCCGCCACCGGCGCCGCCCGCGGACGGCGCACCGGCGCGAACGGCCTCCGGCGACTGA
- a CDS encoding HDOD domain-containing protein has translation MPTQTSRARRELLLTVFPPDLLPPAPAVVLQVYAAAGSPDCDPSQLAALLATDPALCVGVLRVANSCVYSLPRSVASVSRAVQVLGRRTVRALTLALSAPGPRGPDARGYWLASVGGAIIARELAVLRRAPAPDEDMAAALLRDLGSELLRGAFPVRWAKHPQRQGHRLLFDPCGAENETFGANHADVGAALLARWGLPPEVVEPVRYHHHPNQAPAGPLRERAELLWLSDRLIHLDTMADYPELISELLEAAERWYALTPSAMAAFLDGVVPKIEAFAAAINVGDVHCPNLAATLSLTLTDRLSGTRTASR, from the coding sequence ATGCCGACTCAAACAAGTAGAGCCCGTCGCGAACTGCTGCTGACCGTGTTCCCGCCAGACCTCCTACCCCCGGCCCCCGCGGTCGTCTTGCAGGTGTACGCCGCGGCGGGGTCTCCGGACTGCGACCCGAGCCAACTGGCCGCGCTACTGGCCACCGATCCGGCGCTGTGTGTCGGCGTTCTGCGGGTCGCGAACTCGTGCGTCTACTCTCTCCCCCGTTCCGTTGCCAGTGTGTCGCGTGCCGTCCAGGTGCTCGGGCGCCGGACCGTGCGCGCGCTCACGCTCGCGCTGTCCGCTCCCGGCCCCCGCGGCCCCGACGCGCGAGGGTACTGGCTCGCGTCCGTCGGCGGCGCGATCATCGCCCGCGAGCTGGCGGTGCTGAGACGCGCTCCGGCTCCGGACGAAGACATGGCCGCGGCGCTCTTGCGGGACCTCGGGTCGGAGCTGTTGCGCGGCGCGTTCCCGGTGCGGTGGGCGAAGCACCCGCAGCGGCAAGGTCACCGGCTCCTGTTCGACCCGTGCGGGGCCGAAAACGAAACGTTCGGGGCGAACCACGCGGACGTTGGCGCCGCGCTGCTCGCACGCTGGGGGCTGCCGCCCGAAGTCGTCGAGCCGGTCCGATACCACCACCACCCGAACCAGGCTCCGGCAGGTCCGCTGAGAGAGCGGGCCGAGCTGCTTTGGCTGTCGGACCGATTGATCCACTTGGACACAATGGCCGATTACCCGGAACTCATATCCGAGTTATTAGAAGCGGCGGAACGGTGGTACGCACTGACGCCGTCGGCAATGGCCGCCTTCCTGGACGGGGTCGTTCCCAAGATCGAAGCGTTTGCGGCGGCGATTAACGTTGGTGACGTTCACTGCCCGAACTTGGCCGCCACCCTCAGTCTGACACTTACCGACCGGCTCAGCGGCACTCGTACCGCGAGCCGCTGA